A window from Camelus bactrianus isolate YW-2024 breed Bactrian camel chromosome 23, ASM4877302v1, whole genome shotgun sequence encodes these proteins:
- the FAM72A gene encoding protein FAM72A isoform X2, with amino-acid sequence MPTTVAQRWTKAARVQRTWGGGWVRTARRHVSQGRVPGSTKLGGVTRTTEAAVDFIGRCYFTEICKCKLKDIACLKCGNIVGYHVIVPCCSCLLSCNNGHFWMFHSHAVYGINRLDSTGVNFLLWGNLPEIEESTDEDTLETSAEECIR; translated from the exons ATGCCAACGACGGTTGCCCAAAGGTGGACCAAGGCTGCTCGTGTGCAGAGgacttggggagggggctgggtgcGGACTGCGCGGCGGCATGTGAGCCAAGGCAGAGTCCCAGGCAGTACC AAACTGGGAGGTGTGACTAGAACTACCGAGGC TGCAGTGGACTTCATTGGAAGATGCTATTTCACAGAAATCTGCAAATGTAAACTAAAGGATATCGCATGTTTAAAATG TGGGAACATTGTAGGTTATCACGTGATTGTTCCATGTtgttcctgcctcctttcctgcAACAACGGACACTTCTGGATGTTTCACAGCCACGCCGTTTATGGTATTAACAGACTAGACTCTACCG GTGTAAACTTCCTACTTTGGGGCAACTTGCCAGAAATAGAAGAGAGTACAGATGAAGACACGTTAGAGACCTCAGCCGAGGAGTGTATTAGATGA
- the FAM72A gene encoding protein FAM72A isoform X1 encodes MSTSSCSFKDRRVSILCCKFCKQVLSSRGMKAVLLADTEIDLFSTDIPPTNAVDFIGRCYFTEICKCKLKDIACLKCGNIVGYHVIVPCCSCLLSCNNGHFWMFHSHAVYGINRLDSTGVNFLLWGNLPEIEESTDEDTLETSAEECIR; translated from the exons ATGTCTACCAGCAGCTGTAGTTTCAAGGACCGGCGCGTGTCCATCCTGTGTTGCAAATTCTGTAAACAAGTGCTCAGCTCTAGGGGAATGAAGGCTGTTTTGCTGGCTGACACTGAAATAGACCTTTTCTCCACAGACATCCCTCCTACCAA TGCAGTGGACTTCATTGGAAGATGCTATTTCACAGAAATCTGCAAATGTAAACTAAAGGATATCGCATGTTTAAAATG TGGGAACATTGTAGGTTATCACGTGATTGTTCCATGTtgttcctgcctcctttcctgcAACAACGGACACTTCTGGATGTTTCACAGCCACGCCGTTTATGGTATTAACAGACTAGACTCTACCG GTGTAAACTTCCTACTTTGGGGCAACTTGCCAGAAATAGAAGAGAGTACAGATGAAGACACGTTAGAGACCTCAGCCGAGGAGTGTATTAGATGA
- the FAM72A gene encoding protein FAM72A isoform X3 gives MSTSSCSFKDRRVSILCCKFCKQVLSSRGMKAVLLADTEIDLFSTDIPPTNAVDFIGRCYFTEICKCKLKDIACLKWCKLPTLGQLARNRREYR, from the exons ATGTCTACCAGCAGCTGTAGTTTCAAGGACCGGCGCGTGTCCATCCTGTGTTGCAAATTCTGTAAACAAGTGCTCAGCTCTAGGGGAATGAAGGCTGTTTTGCTGGCTGACACTGAAATAGACCTTTTCTCCACAGACATCCCTCCTACCAA TGCAGTGGACTTCATTGGAAGATGCTATTTCACAGAAATCTGCAAATGTAAACTAAAGGATATCGCATGTTTAAAATG GTGTAAACTTCCTACTTTGGGGCAACTTGCCAGAAATAGAAGAGAGTACAGATGA